The following are encoded in a window of Streptomyces sp. Go-475 genomic DNA:
- a CDS encoding 1-phosphofructokinase family hexose kinase yields MILTVTLNTALDITYRVRSLTPHASHRVSEVTERPGGKGLNVARVLAALGHEVTVTGFTGGATGRVVREKLAAVPGVADALVPVAGATRRTIAVVDERTGDTTQLNEPGPTITPREWSAFQEAYADLLHGASAVALCGSLPPGVPVGAYAGLVRTARAAGIPVLLDTSGEPLRRGVAARPDIIKPNADELAELTGSHEPLRATQDARRRGAGAVVASLGSAGLLAATREGRWRATPPASVRGNPTGAGDSAVAGLLSGLADHLPWPDRLTRATALSAATVAAPVAGEFDRGLYEELLGRVSVSQEVSAA; encoded by the coding sequence GTGATCCTCACGGTCACGCTGAACACCGCTCTCGACATCACCTACCGCGTGCGGTCCCTCACGCCGCACGCCTCCCACCGCGTCTCCGAGGTGACGGAACGCCCGGGCGGCAAGGGCCTCAACGTGGCCCGGGTCCTCGCGGCGCTCGGCCACGAGGTGACGGTGACGGGTTTCACGGGCGGGGCGACGGGCCGGGTCGTGCGGGAGAAGCTCGCGGCGGTCCCGGGCGTGGCGGACGCGCTGGTCCCGGTCGCGGGCGCGACCCGCCGCACGATCGCGGTGGTGGACGAACGGACCGGCGACACGACGCAGCTGAACGAACCGGGCCCGACGATCACGCCCCGCGAATGGTCGGCCTTCCAGGAGGCCTACGCGGACCTGCTCCACGGCGCCTCCGCCGTGGCCCTGTGCGGCAGCCTGCCGCCGGGCGTGCCGGTGGGCGCGTACGCGGGCCTGGTCCGCACGGCCCGCGCCGCGGGAATCCCGGTCCTCCTCGACACCAGCGGCGAACCCCTGCGCCGGGGCGTCGCGGCCCGGCCGGACATCATCAAGCCGAACGCGGACGAACTGGCGGAACTGACGGGCTCCCACGAGCCCCTGCGCGCGACCCAGGACGCCCGCCGCCGCGGCGCCGGCGCGGTCGTCGCGTCCCTGGGCTCCGCGGGCCTCCTCGCCGCCACCCGAGAGGGCCGCTGGCGAGCCACCCCACCGGCCTCCGTCCGAGGCAACCCGACGGGCGCGGGCGACTCCGCGGTCGCGGGCCTGCTGTCGGGCCTGGCGGACCACCTCCCCTGGCCGGACCGCCTGACCCGCGCGACAGCGCTGTCCGCGGCGACAGTGGCAGCACCGGTGGCCGGGGAGTTCGACCGGGGACTGTACGAGGAACTGCTGGGGAGGGTGTCGGTCTCGCAGGAGGTCAGCGCGGCGTAG
- a CDS encoding carbohydrate-binding protein — translation MTPGNNGASTPEDDDPFGYLYADGQANGAQPPSGGYGYPNSVNRVRAVGTRQYGQQPQNAQPAPYGQVPQQQGAYGRPNAHYAAPETLPGGAPTAQTQMHSGGGGGRGGRGPNTKGLLIGAIAVVAAVVIGIGVAMLGGDKDKSEAGDETGTTPTQSQESKPSPSSSDDAESQVDLPKIDAKALRLGGGASLAQDVKGAQSDGGIYVGNLNQVGSSVTWTVNGIPKDGPYTVFARYSAVDEDQEMTLTVNGKPFGTKLNMGNFTHTSDGDFAKGWTKTYAWPTLNKGTNTITVSCQDGDKCNVLLDQLWLKAGQVKD, via the coding sequence ATGACGCCCGGCAACAACGGCGCGAGCACGCCCGAGGACGACGACCCGTTCGGCTATCTCTACGCCGACGGGCAGGCCAACGGAGCCCAGCCGCCGTCCGGTGGCTACGGCTACCCGAACTCGGTCAACCGGGTGCGAGCGGTCGGCACGCGCCAGTACGGCCAGCAGCCGCAGAACGCGCAGCCGGCGCCGTACGGGCAGGTCCCACAGCAGCAGGGCGCCTACGGCCGGCCGAACGCGCACTACGCGGCGCCGGAGACGCTGCCGGGCGGTGCCCCCACGGCCCAGACGCAGATGCATTCCGGCGGCGGTGGCGGCCGGGGCGGTCGCGGCCCGAACACCAAGGGCCTGCTGATCGGCGCGATCGCGGTGGTCGCCGCGGTCGTCATCGGCATCGGCGTGGCCATGCTGGGCGGCGACAAGGACAAGAGCGAGGCGGGCGACGAGACCGGCACGACGCCGACGCAGTCGCAGGAGTCGAAGCCGAGTCCTTCGAGCAGCGATGACGCCGAGAGCCAGGTCGACCTGCCGAAGATCGACGCCAAGGCGCTGCGTCTCGGCGGCGGCGCGTCGCTCGCCCAGGACGTGAAGGGCGCCCAGTCCGACGGCGGCATCTACGTGGGCAACCTCAACCAGGTCGGCTCCTCGGTCACCTGGACCGTCAACGGCATCCCCAAGGACGGGCCCTACACGGTCTTCGCCCGCTACAGCGCGGTGGACGAGGACCAGGAGATGACGCTCACCGTCAACGGCAAGCCGTTCGGCACCAAGCTGAACATGGGCAACTTCACGCACACGTCGGACGGCGACTTCGCCAAGGGCTGGACGAAGACCTACGCCTGGCCGACCCTCAACAAGGGCACGAACACGATCACCGTCTCCTGCCAGGACGGCGACAAGTGCAACGTCCTGCTGGACCAGCTGTGGCTGAAGGCGGGCCAGGTCAAGGACTGA
- the cdgB gene encoding diguanylate cyclase CdgB, which translates to METESEPYVRLASLRQLHQVMADMNTARSLADTLQTVAEGVVAALGYELACVNLVRPDGDLVVAAFAGNPAAEALITGRVGSRDSWERRLGMGEHWGDLVFIPHTEGWVLDDDDVPQWYTDGPAPRFEDEWHPADRLFAPMYAPAPKGSGTCGELIGVLSVDRPRNGRRPGAWGREALQMYAFQAAIAISNARLRANMQRALVRLEREQQALRASEESFRQAFEYAPSGMAIAEMGGDQHGRILRTNDALCRLLGRPASAMRRYSFSDLVHPEDIGTLLRTSAEGGRAELRLGRRDGTYVWVSLRNSVVADAADGPRFLLTHVEDIEERKRRELQLAHRASHDSLTGLPNSAELRSRLSARLCQRATPHAAVAESHDAAYGHPAFDVVGPGFDYRQSAEPYDAYDHHVHTVAPDGDHDDGTKGLAVLFCDLDGFKSINDRFGHNAGDAVLIEVARRLSNGVRDGDTVARLGGDEFVILADGLGRADAQDLAVRLRNEIIQPIRAEGRAVRVGASFGIGWAHCGMTADEVLKSADERMYVEKRSRPKQHRRAG; encoded by the coding sequence ATGGAGACCGAGTCGGAGCCCTACGTCCGTCTTGCGTCCCTGCGACAACTGCACCAGGTCATGGCCGACATGAACACGGCCCGCAGCCTGGCGGACACACTGCAGACCGTCGCGGAGGGCGTCGTCGCCGCCCTCGGGTACGAGCTGGCGTGCGTGAACCTCGTCCGGCCGGACGGCGACCTCGTCGTCGCCGCCTTCGCCGGGAACCCGGCGGCCGAGGCCCTCATCACCGGCCGCGTCGGCTCCCGCGACTCCTGGGAGCGCCGCCTCGGCATGGGCGAGCACTGGGGCGACCTGGTGTTCATACCGCACACCGAGGGCTGGGTCCTCGACGACGACGACGTCCCGCAGTGGTACACCGACGGCCCCGCCCCCCGCTTCGAGGACGAGTGGCACCCGGCCGACCGCCTCTTCGCCCCCATGTACGCGCCCGCCCCGAAGGGCAGCGGTACGTGCGGCGAGCTGATCGGCGTGCTCTCCGTGGACCGGCCGCGCAACGGCCGCCGGCCCGGCGCCTGGGGCCGCGAGGCGCTCCAGATGTACGCCTTCCAGGCCGCCATCGCCATCAGCAACGCGCGTCTACGTGCCAACATGCAGCGCGCCCTGGTCCGGCTGGAGCGCGAGCAACAGGCCCTGCGGGCCAGCGAGGAAAGCTTCAGGCAGGCCTTCGAGTACGCGCCCTCCGGCATGGCCATCGCCGAGATGGGCGGCGACCAGCACGGCCGGATCCTGCGCACCAACGACGCCCTGTGCCGGCTGCTCGGCCGCCCCGCCTCCGCGATGCGCCGCTACTCGTTCTCCGACCTGGTCCACCCCGAGGACATAGGCACGCTGCTGCGGACCTCCGCCGAGGGCGGCCGCGCCGAGCTGCGCCTGGGCCGCCGGGACGGCACGTACGTCTGGGTCAGCCTGCGCAACAGCGTCGTCGCGGACGCCGCCGACGGGCCGCGCTTCCTGCTCACCCACGTCGAGGACATCGAGGAGCGCAAGCGCCGCGAGCTGCAGCTCGCCCACCGCGCCTCGCACGACTCGCTCACCGGCCTGCCGAACTCCGCGGAGCTGCGCTCCCGCCTCTCCGCGCGCCTGTGCCAGCGCGCGACCCCGCACGCCGCCGTCGCCGAGTCCCACGACGCCGCCTACGGCCACCCGGCCTTCGACGTGGTCGGGCCCGGCTTCGACTACCGGCAGAGCGCCGAGCCCTACGACGCCTACGACCACCACGTGCACACCGTCGCCCCGGACGGCGACCACGACGACGGCACCAAGGGCCTCGCCGTGCTCTTCTGCGACCTCGACGGCTTCAAGTCGATCAACGACCGGTTCGGGCACAACGCCGGTGACGCGGTGCTCATCGAGGTCGCCCGGCGGCTGAGCAACGGCGTCCGCGACGGCGACACGGTCGCCCGGCTCGGGGGTGACGAATTCGTCATCCTGGCCGACGGGCTCGGCCGCGCCGACGCGCAGGACCTCGCGGTCCGCCTCCGCAACGAGATCATCCAGCCCATCCGCGCCGAGGGGCGGGCCGTCCGGGTGGGCGCCAGCTTCGGCATCGGATGGGCACACTGTGGAATGACGGCGGACGAAGTGTTGAAATCCGCTGACGAGCGGATGTACGTCGAGAAACGATCTCGTCCCAAACAACACAGACGCGCGGGGTGA
- a CDS encoding flavin reductase family protein: protein MPNTPAATSPIIPKPASGHAEGVSNDEFRAAMSRLASGVVLVTAQEAPLDPDDPGAPASEDVGMTATAFMSVSLDPPLVLVSLRDGSRMDELLEEQELWAVSVLSESQRHIAGRFAMKGRVSDRLLFADIPYTRGEYTGAPLVGGALAVLECRTEQRVPSGDHTLVIGRVLTARVPSAEGGPLTYFRGRYRHLA, encoded by the coding sequence GTGCCGAACACTCCCGCCGCCACGTCGCCGATCATTCCGAAGCCCGCCTCCGGGCATGCTGAGGGGGTGAGCAACGACGAGTTCCGCGCCGCCATGTCCCGGCTGGCCTCGGGCGTGGTCCTGGTGACCGCCCAGGAGGCGCCGCTCGACCCGGACGACCCCGGCGCGCCGGCCAGCGAGGACGTGGGCATGACAGCCACGGCCTTCATGTCGGTGTCCCTCGACCCGCCCCTGGTGCTGGTGAGCCTGCGCGACGGCTCCCGCATGGACGAGCTGCTGGAGGAGCAGGAGCTGTGGGCGGTCTCGGTCCTCTCCGAGAGCCAGCGGCACATCGCCGGCCGTTTCGCCATGAAGGGCCGCGTCAGCGACCGGCTGCTGTTCGCCGACATCCCGTACACCCGCGGCGAGTACACCGGCGCGCCCCTGGTGGGCGGTGCCCTGGCCGTCCTGGAGTGCCGCACCGAGCAGCGCGTGCCGTCGGGCGACCACACCCTGGTGATCGGCCGCGTCCTGACCGCCCGCGTGCCGAGCGCGGAGGGCGGCCCGCTGACGTACTTCCGGGGCCGGTACCGCCACTTGGCCTGA
- a CDS encoding GNAT family N-acetyltransferase: MTTTGGPRLEEITPANLDAALGIAVRPDQEHAVAPVVKSLAEAYAHPGVAWPRLIVDGDRPVGFLMAFLDIDWYEDGSVRRSGLWRLNIAAGEQGKGYGRFAVESVAAELRRRGTQKFYVTWHPGPNGPEGFYLGLGFHPNGESSGGQTVGVLELA, from the coding sequence ATGACGACGACCGGCGGCCCGCGCCTCGAAGAGATCACCCCCGCGAACCTCGACGCCGCCCTCGGCATCGCCGTCCGCCCCGACCAGGAGCACGCGGTCGCCCCGGTCGTGAAGTCGCTCGCCGAGGCGTATGCGCATCCCGGGGTCGCCTGGCCCCGCCTGATCGTCGACGGGGACCGCCCGGTCGGTTTCCTGATGGCCTTCCTCGACATCGACTGGTACGAGGACGGCAGTGTCCGCCGCTCGGGCCTGTGGCGGCTGAACATCGCGGCCGGGGAGCAGGGCAAGGGGTACGGCCGCTTCGCCGTCGAGTCCGTCGCCGCCGAGCTGCGTCGGCGCGGCACCCAGAAGTTCTATGTCACGTGGCACCCGGGACCGAACGGCCCCGAGGGCTTCTACCTGGGCCTCGGCTTCCACCCGAACGGCGAGAGCAGCGGAGGCCAGACGGTGGGGGTTCTGGAGCTGGCCTAG
- a CDS encoding IS5 family transposase (programmed frameshift), producing MVGRGELTDAAWERIAPLLPGVDGRGRPWRDHRQVINGVLWRLRTGAPWRDLPERYGPWQTVYERFARWEADGTWARLLEQVHVRDDSVGAVEWTVSVDSTISRAHQHAAGARKKGPAAGDELEDPARPSAGQALGRSRGGLTTKLHLACDGRGLPLAVVITPGNVNDSTVFDMVMDELRVPRTGAGRPRLRPDAVVADKAYSSRAIRQSLRRRGIRAVIPERADQKANRLRRGKAGGRPPAFDRELYKARNVIERCFNRLKQFRAIATRFDKLATRYKAGVHLAALILWLREPNQDPLSDRP from the exons GTGGTGGGTCGAGGTGAGTTGACGGATGCGGCATGGGAGCGGATAGCGCCCCTGCTGCCTGGTGTTGACGGTCGTGGTCGTCCGTGGCGGGATCACCGGCAGGTGATCAACGGGGTGTTGTGGCGGTTGCGGACCGGTGCTCCGTGGCGTGACCTGCCGGAACGCTACGGGCCGTGGCAGACGGTCTATGAACGGTTCGCCCGCTGGGAGGCGGACGGAACCTGGGCTCGCCTGCTCGAACAGGTCCATGTCCGCGACGACTCCGTCGGAGCCGTGGAGTGGACCGTGTCTGTCGACTCCACGATCAGCCGGGCCCATCAGCACGCCGCCGGAGCCCGCAAAAAGGGGC CGGCGGCGGGGGACGAACTGGAAGATCCGGCACGCCCGTCGGCTGGCCAGGCGCTGGGCCGGTCCCGCGGCGGGCTGACCACCAAGCTCCACCTCGCCTGCGACGGCCGGGGCCTGCCCCTGGCTGTCGTCATCACGCCCGGCAACGTCAACGACTCCACCGTCTTCGACATGGTCATGGACGAGCTGAGGGTGCCCCGGACCGGCGCCGGGCGCCCCCGCCTCAGGCCCGATGCGGTCGTCGCGGACAAGGCGTACTCGTCCCGGGCGATCCGCCAGTCCCTGCGACGCAGAGGCATCCGGGCAGTGATCCCGGAGCGGGCGGACCAGAAGGCCAACCGCCTGCGGCGAGGGAAGGCCGGCGGCAGACCGCCGGCCTTCGACCGCGAGCTTTACAAGGCCCGCAACGTGATCGAACGCTGCTTCAACCGCCTCAAGCAGTTCCGCGCGATCGCCACCCGCTTCGACAAACTCGCCACCCGCTACAAGGCCGGAGTCCACCTCGCCGCACTCATCCTCTGGCTCCGCGAACCCAACCAAGATCCTTTGTCAGACAGGCCCTAG
- the arfB gene encoding alternative ribosome rescue aminoacyl-tRNA hydrolase ArfB, protein MDGMSGPHVIRGSVSLPEAELMWRFSRSSGPGGQHVNTSDSKVELSFDLARTEALPAVWKQRALERLAGRLVDGVVTVRSSEHRSQWRNREAAAVRLAALLAEATAPPPKPRRPTRVPRGINERRLREKKQRSETKRGRNAQNWG, encoded by the coding sequence ATGGACGGCATGTCCGGTCCCCATGTCATCCGCGGCTCCGTCTCCCTGCCCGAGGCCGAGCTCATGTGGCGTTTCTCGCGGTCGTCGGGGCCGGGCGGGCAGCACGTCAACACCAGCGACTCCAAGGTCGAGCTGAGCTTCGACCTGGCCCGGACCGAGGCGCTGCCGGCCGTGTGGAAGCAGCGGGCGCTGGAGCGGCTGGCCGGGCGCCTGGTCGACGGCGTCGTCACCGTCCGCTCCTCGGAGCACCGCTCCCAGTGGCGCAACCGCGAGGCCGCCGCCGTACGACTCGCCGCGCTCCTCGCCGAGGCCACCGCGCCCCCGCCCAAGCCCCGCAGGCCGACCCGCGTCCCACGCGGCATCAACGAACGCCGGCTGCGGGAGAAGAAGCAGCGCTCCGAGACCAAGCGGGGCCGCAACGCCCAGAACTGGGGCTAG